In one window of Syngnathus scovelli strain Florida chromosome 20, RoL_Ssco_1.2, whole genome shotgun sequence DNA:
- the LOC125990042 gene encoding clathrin coat assembly protein AP180 isoform X3, which translates to MSGQTLTDRIAAAQYQLTGSDMARAVCKATTHEVMAPKKKHLEYLVSATNTTNVNIPQMADTLFERATNASWVVVFKALVTTHHMCVHGNERFIQYLASRTSLFNLSNFIDKTGSNGYDMSTFIRRYGRYLNEKAFAYRQMAFDFTRVKKGAEGVMRTMTTEKLLKGMPVLQTQIDTLLEFDVHPKELNNGIINAAFLLLFKDLVKLFASYNDGIINMLEKYFKMKKSDCKEALEIYKRFLTRVTKIGEFMKLAETVGVDKNDIPDINYAPSSILDSLETHMNGLEDVKGGKKGSPTKGSPTNNVSPTSTPAKSSNAVPALQPPPGESTAAAAPAAPEPAEDSLLDLDPLSSSGPPAASAGPTSWGDLLGSEMGDSLLAEPALAEEAAAPSPAAADSTPAPTVPEAGVPLAPHSSTAAATSPGATNMDLLGDAFATPAAAAAATEVSAAAAEGGAAATPTAPVAGAAAESTGGGGDAPAAAVATPGAELISAFGGLGDVMKPTLTPQAGDVDNSMANMASNLTMGSPAAPQPAPMGGPPFMGIHPGYSMPGAPGAGAPMMHLVRPGFPAANAPMSPGMTQSPRKPPPPRNALDDLNIKDFM; encoded by the exons ATGTCGGGTCAGACGCTCACGGACCGCATCGCTGCGGCCCAGTACCAGCTGACGGGTTCGGACATGGCCAGGGCCGTGTGTAAGGCTACAACGCACGAAGTGATGGCGCCCAAGAAGAAGCACCTGGAGT ACCTGGTGTCGGCCACCAACACCACCAACGTGAACATCCCGCAGATGGCCGACACGCTTTTCGAGCGGGCCACCAACGCCAGCTGGGTGGTGGTCTTCAAGGCCCTGGTCACCACCCACCACATGTGTGTGCACGGCAATGAG AGGTTCATCCAGTACTTGGCCTCCAGGACTTCACTCTTTAACCTCAGCAACTTCATCGACAAAACTGGCTCGAATG GCTACGACATGTCCACGTTCATCAGACGGTACGGCCGCTACCTGAATGAAAAAGCCTTCGCCTACCGCCAGATGGCTTTCGACTTCACTCGAGTTAAGAAAGG GGCCGAGGGCGTGATGAGGACCATGACCACGGAGAAGCTCTTGAAGGGCATGCCCGTCTTGCAGACTCAGATCGACACGCTTCTGGAGTTTGAC GTTCATCCTAAGGAGCTGAACAACGGCATCATCAACGCCGCTTTCTTGCTGCTCTTCAAGGACTTGGTCAAGCTCTTTGCATCCTACAACGATGGCATCATCAACATGTTGG AGAAATATTTCAAGATGAAAAAGAGCGACTGTAAGGAAGCGTTGGAGATCTACAAGAGGTTCCTTACCCGGGTGACTAAAATCGGGGAGTTCATGAAGCTGGCGGAG acCGTTGGAGTTGACAAAAATGACATCCCGGACATTAACTAT GCCCCCAGCAGTATCCTGGACTCTCTGGAAACGCACATGAATGGCCTGGAGGATGTCAAAGGTGGCAAGAAGGG GTCTCCGACTAAG GGTTCTCCCACAAACAACGTGTCTCCGACTTCGACTCCGGCCAAATCATCAAACGCCGTCCCGGCACTGCAGCCTCCACCTGGGGAGAGCACGGCTGCTGCCGCTCCGGCTGCACCCGAGCCAGCGGAAGA TTCCTTGTTGGACCTGGATCCTCTGTCCTCTTCTGGCCCACCAGCAGCATCCGCAGGCCCCACGTCCTGGGGAG ACCTTCTCGGATCAG AAATGGGCGATTCCTTGCTAGCCGAGCCCGCTCTGGCTGAGGAGGCCGCCGCCCCCTCCCCTGCCGCCGCCGACTCCACGCCTGCCCCCACCGTGCCAGAAGCTGGAGTCCCTCTAGCTCCTCACAGTAGCACGGCGGCCGCCACCTCCCCTGGCGCCACCAATATGGATCTGTTAGGAG ATGCCTTCGCCACGCccgccgcggccgccgccgccaccgaggTCTCCGCCGCGGCAGCTGAGGGCGGAGCCGCAGCGACACCCACCGCCCCTGTCGCCGGAGCTGCAGCCG AGTccactggaggaggaggagatgcaCCAGCAGCCGCTGTTGCCACCCCTGGAGCAGAACTCATCTCAG CTTTTGGTGGCTTAGGAGATGTAATGAAGCCCACCCTGACCCCCCAGGCGGGTGATGTTGacaactccatggctaacatggcGAGTA ATCTGACGATGGGATCTCCAGCGGCTCCTCAG CCAGCACCCATGGGTGGTCCTCCATTTATGGGGATTCACCCAGGCTACAGCATG CCCGGGGCACCGGGTGCCGGAGCTCCCATGATGCATTTGGTTAGACCGGGCTTCCCCGCCGCCAACGCCCCG ATGTCTCCTGGAATGACCCAGAGCCCCAGAAAGCCTCCCCCGCCCAGGAACGCTCTGGATGACCTTAACATCAAGGACTTCATGTAG
- the LOC125990042 gene encoding clathrin coat assembly protein AP180 isoform X4: MSGQTLTDRIAAAQYQLTGSDMARAVCKATTHEVMAPKKKHLEYLVSATNTTNVNIPQMADTLFERATNASWVVVFKALVTTHHMCVHGNERFIQYLASRTSLFNLSNFIDKTGSNGYDMSTFIRRYGRYLNEKAFAYRQMAFDFTRVKKGAEGVMRTMTTEKLLKGMPVLQTQIDTLLEFDVHPKELNNGIINAAFLLLFKDLVKLFASYNDGIINMLEKYFKMKKSDCKEALEIYKRFLTRVTKIGEFMKLAETVGVDKNDIPDINYAPSSILDSLETHMNGLEDVKGGKKGSPTKGSPTNNVSPTSTPAKSSNAVPALQPPPGESTAAAAPAAPEPAEDSLLDLDPLSSSGPPAASAGPTSWGDLLGSEMGDSLLAEPALAEEAAAPSPAAADSTPAPTVPEAGVPLAPHSSTAAATSPGATNMDLLGDAFATPAAAAAATEVSAAAAEGGAAATPTAPVAGAAAESTGGGGDAPAAAVATPGAELISGDVMKPTLTPQAGDVDNSMANMASNLTMGSPAAPQPAPMGGPPFMGIHPGYSMPGAPGAGAPMMHLVRPGFPAANAPMSPGMTQSPRKPPPPRNALDDLNIKDFM; the protein is encoded by the exons ATGTCGGGTCAGACGCTCACGGACCGCATCGCTGCGGCCCAGTACCAGCTGACGGGTTCGGACATGGCCAGGGCCGTGTGTAAGGCTACAACGCACGAAGTGATGGCGCCCAAGAAGAAGCACCTGGAGT ACCTGGTGTCGGCCACCAACACCACCAACGTGAACATCCCGCAGATGGCCGACACGCTTTTCGAGCGGGCCACCAACGCCAGCTGGGTGGTGGTCTTCAAGGCCCTGGTCACCACCCACCACATGTGTGTGCACGGCAATGAG AGGTTCATCCAGTACTTGGCCTCCAGGACTTCACTCTTTAACCTCAGCAACTTCATCGACAAAACTGGCTCGAATG GCTACGACATGTCCACGTTCATCAGACGGTACGGCCGCTACCTGAATGAAAAAGCCTTCGCCTACCGCCAGATGGCTTTCGACTTCACTCGAGTTAAGAAAGG GGCCGAGGGCGTGATGAGGACCATGACCACGGAGAAGCTCTTGAAGGGCATGCCCGTCTTGCAGACTCAGATCGACACGCTTCTGGAGTTTGAC GTTCATCCTAAGGAGCTGAACAACGGCATCATCAACGCCGCTTTCTTGCTGCTCTTCAAGGACTTGGTCAAGCTCTTTGCATCCTACAACGATGGCATCATCAACATGTTGG AGAAATATTTCAAGATGAAAAAGAGCGACTGTAAGGAAGCGTTGGAGATCTACAAGAGGTTCCTTACCCGGGTGACTAAAATCGGGGAGTTCATGAAGCTGGCGGAG acCGTTGGAGTTGACAAAAATGACATCCCGGACATTAACTAT GCCCCCAGCAGTATCCTGGACTCTCTGGAAACGCACATGAATGGCCTGGAGGATGTCAAAGGTGGCAAGAAGGG GTCTCCGACTAAG GGTTCTCCCACAAACAACGTGTCTCCGACTTCGACTCCGGCCAAATCATCAAACGCCGTCCCGGCACTGCAGCCTCCACCTGGGGAGAGCACGGCTGCTGCCGCTCCGGCTGCACCCGAGCCAGCGGAAGA TTCCTTGTTGGACCTGGATCCTCTGTCCTCTTCTGGCCCACCAGCAGCATCCGCAGGCCCCACGTCCTGGGGAG ACCTTCTCGGATCAG AAATGGGCGATTCCTTGCTAGCCGAGCCCGCTCTGGCTGAGGAGGCCGCCGCCCCCTCCCCTGCCGCCGCCGACTCCACGCCTGCCCCCACCGTGCCAGAAGCTGGAGTCCCTCTAGCTCCTCACAGTAGCACGGCGGCCGCCACCTCCCCTGGCGCCACCAATATGGATCTGTTAGGAG ATGCCTTCGCCACGCccgccgcggccgccgccgccaccgaggTCTCCGCCGCGGCAGCTGAGGGCGGAGCCGCAGCGACACCCACCGCCCCTGTCGCCGGAGCTGCAGCCG AGTccactggaggaggaggagatgcaCCAGCAGCCGCTGTTGCCACCCCTGGAGCAGAACTCATCTCAG GAGATGTAATGAAGCCCACCCTGACCCCCCAGGCGGGTGATGTTGacaactccatggctaacatggcGAGTA ATCTGACGATGGGATCTCCAGCGGCTCCTCAG CCAGCACCCATGGGTGGTCCTCCATTTATGGGGATTCACCCAGGCTACAGCATG CCCGGGGCACCGGGTGCCGGAGCTCCCATGATGCATTTGGTTAGACCGGGCTTCCCCGCCGCCAACGCCCCG ATGTCTCCTGGAATGACCCAGAGCCCCAGAAAGCCTCCCCCGCCCAGGAACGCTCTGGATGACCTTAACATCAAGGACTTCATGTAG